The Nitrosopumilus sp. genome includes the window AAAGGCACAGTGATTGGCTGGACGGCAGATTCTCTAGCTTTTGCAGACATTCGTTCTCCTGATACTATGAAAAATATTCAAAATAATTCAAATGTGGAAATTAATGTCATAGATCCTTTGCTTAGAAAAGGATATTTGTTTCAGGGCACTGCTAAAATTCTTCAAGAAGGCATTCTTTATGAGGACATTTTAAGTTATTATAGAAAAAATGGGATTAAAAGTCAAATAAATTCAATTGTTTTAGTTAATGTCTCTGATGTATCTGAAGTGATTTCGCCTCTGTATGATATGGGGATTTCAGAAAAAGAAATTAAATCAAAATGGAAAAAACATTTTGCAGAATTATGATTCCTCAGAAAAATTTGTAGATTGCTTTAGTTTTTCTAATTCTTGTTTAGTCTTTTCATGATCATCTCTTTCGTTTTGCAATAGTGTTTGTATTGCGTCTAGTTCTTTTTGTGTGGTGTTTAGTTTTGATTTTAATGATCCTACTACTGCACTTGCAGCTTCAATTATTCCTGCAGATGTTTTTTTATTCTCCTCGTTTACTCCTATGAATTCTTTTTCTGATTGTGATAATACACTTGTGTCTTCAAATGTGTCTT containing:
- a CDS encoding pyridoxamine 5'-phosphate oxidase family protein, translating into MITEKIKNFLNLQKLAYVATVSADGKPNISPKGTVIGWTADSLAFADIRSPDTMKNIQNNSNVEINVIDPLLRKGYLFQGTAKILQEGILYEDILSYYRKNGIKSQINSIVLVNVSDVSEVISPLYDMGISEKEIKSKWKKHFAEL